AAGGCCGATTTCGATGCCTTCGACGGATTCTCGGGCGAAACGGCTGCGTCCGTGCGCGATCTCAAGGCATTGTCCACGGAAATAAAAGGCAGCGTTGTCGAGATGGGCCGCGGGGCAGAGGAGATCTCGAAGGCAACAGAGGATGTGCTCTCGCTCTCGATGACGACATCCGAGTCCATCCGTGCGCTCGAGGACGAAGTGAAGACCTATCGCGTGAGTAACGAGCAGCTTCTCCTGTCAAGCGAAAATTTCCTCGACCGCGCCATTGCCGTTCACCGCCTGTGGAAGACAAAGCTTATTGCCGCCTTGGGCGGTGCAGCACTTCCCGACAGATCGGTCGTCTCGGTGGATGATCGCTGTGATCTGGGGAAATGGATACACGGTGAGGGGGAACAGCGGTTCGGCACACTCCCTGAATTCGTCGTACTGAAGGAACATCATGCGGCGTTCCATGGATCGGTGGGGCACATCATCGATCTGCTTGCCTCAGGCGAACGGGAAAAGGCGCATGAAGCGATCGAACATGGATATTTTGCATCGACGTCCGAGGCGACGGTCGCAGCGATAGGGAATTTACGGAAGATGGTCGATACAACGCCTACGCGCCAAGGCCAAGGAAGCGCCCCGCAGCATAGATAAGGAATGTGACGACCCAGGCGAGCATGGTCGTATAGGCGATGAAGAACGCCACCCATTTGTATGAACCCAATTCCTGTTTGACGACGGCAAGCGTGGTCAGGCACGGCACGTAGATGAGGACGAAGATCATGAGACAGAACGCGATGAGCGGGTTGAAATGCTTATCCGCGGCCAATGCTTTCCGGAGCGATGCTGTTTCATCACCTTCGACCTTATAGATAGTGCCCATCGTCGATACGATGGTCTCTTTCGCGACGAAACCGGTAATGAGCGCTATCCCTGTCTTCCAGTCGAACCCGAGCGGATGTATCGCCGGCTCTATGAATTTCCCGATGCGTCCGGCGAAGCTCGCTTCCACCGCGCTTACCGGCGGGCCTTTGGCCGATGCGTCCGGCTTCGGAAAGCTCGTGAGGAACCAGATGAGCACCGAAGCGGCAAGTATCAGGGTGCCGGCCTTGCGTATATAGATCCAGGCGCGTTCACCGATGTGGGTAAGCACCGCGCGTACCGTCGGCAGGCGATAGGGCGGTAATTCCATAACGAAGGGGCTCGATTCGCCGCGGAACAATATGCCGCGGAAGAGTATCGCCATGATGACGGCGAGGAGCACCCCGATGAGATAGATGGAGAAGAGCACATTGCCGCTCACCGAGGGCGCGAAGAACGCCCCGATGAGGAGCGTGTACACAGGGAGCTTTGCCCCGCAGCTCATGAGCGGTATGATGAGTATCGTCGTGATGCGGTCCTTTTCGTTGCGCAGAGTACGCGCCGCGAGTATCGCCGGTACGGAGCAGCCGAATCCGGTGAGGAGCGGTATGAACGACTGCCCGTGGAGCCCGACGCGGTGCATGACCCTGTCCATGAGGAATGCCGCGCGCGCCATATAACCCGTGTCCTCGAGGAAGGATATGCAGAGGAAGAGGAGGAGGATGTTCGGGAGGAATGTCAATATGCCGCCGACACCGCCGATGACGCCGTCGACGAGGAGCGATCGGAACATGGTATCCGGAAGTACCGCGACGGCGAACGAAGCGAGCCAGGAAAAAAACGATTCGATAAGGTGCATGGGGAATTCACCGAGTGTGAACGTCAATTGGAACATGCCCCACACGATAAGCAGGAATATCGGGAGTCCCGCGATGCGGTTAAGGAGCACGCGGTCGATGCGGTCGGTGAACGATGCCCCCGGTATGCGCCTGGCTGACCGTACCGATTCGCGTACCGCACCGCGTATGTAGGCATACCGCTGCTCGGCGATGATGACATCGGCGGACTCGTTGAAATGCTTCTCGAGCCAGCGTATGCCCTTCTGTACCTGCGCCTCCACCCGCTCCGGCTGTCCATGACCGGAAATTTTCTTAAGGACATTCGTATCCTTTTCCAGGAGCTTTATCGCCGTCCATCGCGCATCGTATCGCGAGGAGAACGATGCATCGCTTTTGATAGCATCCGATAATTTCCTGAGCTCCTGCTCCACCTCGCGACCGTAATCGACCTCGCGTTCCGCCTTCGGTCCGCGGGCCGTACGTATCGCCAAGTCGAGGAGCGCATCAATGTTCTTTTCGCGGCTGCCGACGGTCTTCACCATGGGGATGCCGAGCACGCGCGAAAGGTGTTCCTCATCGATGATGATGCCCTGCATCTCCGCTTCATCGCTCATATTGAGCGCTCCCACGATCGGCACGCTCATCTCCTGGAACTGCAGACAGAGATAGAGATTGCGTTCAAGATTGGTCGAATCGATCACATCGATGATCACATCGGGCTTTTCATCGATGATGGAGTCGCGCGCAACGACCTCGTCGAGCGAATAGGCGGTAAGACTGTAGGTGCCGGGCAGATCGAAAATGCGTATCGTTATGTCGTTGCGCTTAATGATGCCTTCTTTCTTTTCAACGGTGACGCCGGCGTAATTGCCCACATGCTCGCGCGAACCGGTCAACGCATTGAATATCGTCGTCTTCCCGGCGTTGGGGTTCCCGGCAAGCGCTATCGTGATATGCTTTTTCTTCCGCTTCATGCTTTCCCCGTACTATCGGAGCGGCGGCGGCTGCGCACGCGGTTGCGGCGACGATCTTTGCCGCGACGGCGGAGCTCTGGAGCAACAAGGATGCCGTCCGCTTCTATCCGGCGCAGCGAGAGATCATAGCCCATGATGTGCATTTCGATGGGGTCGCCGAGCGGGGCGGTGCGCGTGATAGTGCCCTCGGCACCGCGGACGAACCCCATATCGATGAGGCGCTTGCGTATATCCGGCTGTTCGACGACGACCTCCTGTATCACGAACGCCTTGCCGGATGGTATATCGCTCAGTCTCATTGCTGTCCCTTGGTGTACGCCGCGATTTTCTTCAGTGCTTCCGGTGTGAGCACGTGCTCCATGGCGCAGGCATCCTTGTCCGCGTTCGCTTCGGAAATGCCGAGCACGGAGGTGAGGAAATTCTTGATAAGGACATGGCGGTCGAATATCGCTTTCGCGGCACGGCGCCCGGAGGCGGTAAGCGTAACGCGCCCATAATGTTCTTTATCGATGTATCGGCGCGCGGAGAGCGTATTGAGCGCATGTACCACGGAAGGCTTCTTGACCTTAAGGCGCTCTGAAAGCGCGGTCACCGTGGGTGTACCCTCGTTCTCGAGGAGATAGACGGCTTCGAGATAATCCTCGGTGCTCTGGGACAGGCTCATATTGTTAGTCACGGCTAACAATATACTCACGGCGCGGGATGAAGTCAAGCCCCCAGGGAATGATCATCATATCGTCCTTACTGGTGAAGGCCCCATTTCAGCGAAAGGTATGCGCGGACCTTGTTCGCTTCGTCCAGTGCTAATGCACGGCGATAGACCAGTATCTCGGCGATCGAACCCTTGAAAAAGGTTTGAAAATTCGGTGAAAAGCAGCCGATCCTCACCATTTTTGCCCACCGATCACTGAACGCCGCCGATATGATACGCGGCCCGCCTGTTGTCATTTCCGGAATATGCAGCGCAAGCCCCACCTGATAGTCATACCCCTTGCCGTCGCTCGCGGTGAAAATGCGCGCCTGCCGGTTCACCGCAAGACCCTTCTCCGGATTGCTCACGACCGCGAATATCGTGGCGGTGATCTTCTGGTCCGAAAGGTCGGGAAGCTCAAGCCGCGTCGTCGCCTCTTCGCTGAATCGGAGTGCGGGTAAGCCGTTGCAGCCGTTCGTTTCGAACAGCGGGCGATAGGACGGGTTTTTCTGCACCGCATGACGGGCATTCCCGCTTTTATCGTTCCATGCCGAGACCTTTCCCGCCTCGTCAGCGATTATCGTCGATCCGTCGTCCGCGTCGAGCCATACATCAGGCTTCGGCAGCGCGGCGGCAAGCGTTCGCGCGGAAGCGAAATATAATTCCGTGCCGTTCTCGACCTTGAATGTCGCGCCGCCGGTACCGCGCAGTATCACCCAGTCTGCGGGATCGGTCTTTCGGACGCCGAGATTGAAAAGGATGTGCGGTGCGGTTTTCGGCGAAAAGCCGCACGCTGAAAATGGTATGCGCCATTCACAGCTCCAGGAGTCGCTTCCGGTGTGCGGCATGAACACCACCGCCTTCTGCATTCTTTCAACGACGTCCGCCGGTGCGCCGGCATTTTCGCTGCTTTCGAAAGTCCCATCAGGGAAGCCGTAGAGCGTAATGACGGGTCCCGGCTTGGCACTGAACGCGTCCTGGAACGCGACCTCCATGCCATCGTTCTTCCCCCAGGCGTGCCCCGCGGCAAGCTGCGAGACGTTCTTTACCGGATGCTTTGCTGCAATATACAGCGCTTCGTCGTCGAATCGCACCCACGCAGTACTTGACGGCGCGGAAGCGGGCGAACGGTCGTAGCTTTCTTGCATGGAAAGCATTCCCCTGGTATCGGAAAACCATTCGTCTATCCTTCCATCGATGACCGGGGATCGCCCCTCTCTCGCCCCGATGATCATTCGCGGAGCGCCCGCAGATGAAGATGCCTTTGCGTATTTCTCATTCGGTTTCGACTGCGGCGTATGCGTCGGCTCAGGGAAGATCATTTTCCCGCCTTCCATGCGAGGGGGGATGCCGATGCCGGCTATCGTCTGCGGCATGAGCGCCGTTTCGAACGATACGCGATCGATGACGGCAGCCGAAGCGGTTATCGCGGAGCGGACGACGAAATAGAGCGTTTGTCTGCCCTGCACACGGGCGAGGGGGGCGACGAAGTCGCGGAACTGTCCATTGCCCCCGGTATACCGCGGATAGATATCCCCGATCTTTTCGCCGTCCTTACTCCCGGTCCGTACCTCGATCTTTACTTCGTTCTTTGCAAGGGCGATGCTGCCCCGGTACTGCTCGAAACGGAAATATTCGAAATCCCCGACGACC
The sequence above is a segment of the Spirochaetota bacterium genome. Coding sequences within it:
- the feoB gene encoding ferrous iron transport protein B, with the protein product MKRKKKHITIALAGNPNAGKTTIFNALTGSREHVGNYAGVTVEKKEGIIKRNDITIRIFDLPGTYSLTAYSLDEVVARDSIIDEKPDVIIDVIDSTNLERNLYLCLQFQEMSVPIVGALNMSDEAEMQGIIIDEEHLSRVLGIPMVKTVGSREKNIDALLDLAIRTARGPKAEREVDYGREVEQELRKLSDAIKSDASFSSRYDARWTAIKLLEKDTNVLKKISGHGQPERVEAQVQKGIRWLEKHFNESADVIIAEQRYAYIRGAVRESVRSARRIPGASFTDRIDRVLLNRIAGLPIFLLIVWGMFQLTFTLGEFPMHLIESFFSWLASFAVAVLPDTMFRSLLVDGVIGGVGGILTFLPNILLLFLCISFLEDTGYMARAAFLMDRVMHRVGLHGQSFIPLLTGFGCSVPAILAARTLRNEKDRITTILIIPLMSCGAKLPVYTLLIGAFFAPSVSGNVLFSIYLIGVLLAVIMAILFRGILFRGESSPFVMELPPYRLPTVRAVLTHIGERAWIYIRKAGTLILAASVLIWFLTSFPKPDASAKGPPVSAVEASFAGRIGKFIEPAIHPLGFDWKTGIALITGFVAKETIVSTMGTIYKVEGDETASLRKALAADKHFNPLIAFCLMIFVLIYVPCLTTLAVVKQELGSYKWVAFFIAYTTMLAWVVTFLIYAAGRFLGLGA
- a CDS encoding FeoA family protein: MRLSDIPSGKAFVIQEVVVEQPDIRKRLIDMGFVRGAEGTITRTAPLGDPIEMHIMGYDLSLRRIEADGILVAPELRRRGKDRRRNRVRSRRRSDSTGKA
- a CDS encoding metal-dependent transcriptional regulator; translated protein: MSLSQSTEDYLEAVYLLENEGTPTVTALSERLKVKKPSVVHALNTLSARRYIDKEHYGRVTLTASGRRAAKAIFDRHVLIKNFLTSVLGISEANADKDACAMEHVLTPEALKKIAAYTKGQQ
- a CDS encoding carbohydrate-binding protein — encoded protein: KGIRIKAASMNLQDSAYCVIDGCQFAYISHFLRQYSVGQIENGRDTIRSGETGIFIGGHDNSFLNTSVRFSAGAGFHIRGYHHTIHNCLIDEVSYTAHYLNAITDAVSDFADYENMLIGGHVITYNTMRNAGRHFFNINGNGTSTASRTRGPMDYMATLFAHNHLYNGMLQTKDAGFITGYFTSGGTLNGLRSQVIHNVMHDCYDTFGMRINVLGIVYLDQGSCNIDLHHNLLWAAPGSHQRGLWYNTACVDISEHDNPFYSNFTRTSSELNAGDFPGAKPFRFGHDHTEPPMLPPWPPVTRVLGDIRTAAHSSGISENDGRLTGLTDGAWFSIDGVNGDSLRSIVMRLAGDVKEMNTDKSMRASPRHQKATDPLVLETARSGGAPHYNEAHRDIKTQWTFVYSVKSGSWLKYERVPLGEGYRRFRVVYGKDRETPGRLRLHLDATNGPLVCEVKLAKTDVHRGNFVQIYSEALGDVSEAAAGVHDVYVVFEAEDGKVVGDFEYFRFEQYRGSIALAKNEVKIEVRTGSKDGEKIGDIYPRYTGGNGQFRDFVAPLARVQGRQTLYFVVRSAITASAAVIDRVSFETALMPQTIAGIGIPPRMEGGKMIFPEPTHTPQSKPNEKYAKASSSAGAPRMIIGAREGRSPVIDGRIDEWFSDTRGMLSMQESYDRSPASAPSSTAWVRFDDEALYIAAKHPVKNVSQLAAGHAWGKNDGMEVAFQDAFSAKPGPVITLYGFPDGTFESSENAGAPADVVERMQKAVVFMPHTGSDSWSCEWRIPFSACGFSPKTAPHILFNLGVRKTDPADWVILRGTGGATFKVENGTELYFASARTLAAALPKPDVWLDADDGSTIIADEAGKVSAWNDKSGNARHAVQKNPSYRPLFETNGCNGLPALRFSEEATTRLELPDLSDQKITATIFAVVSNPEKGLAVNRQARIFTASDGKGYDYQVGLALHIPEMTTGGPRIISAAFSDRWAKMVRIGCFSPNFQTFFKGSIAEILVYRRALALDEANKVRAYLSLKWGLHQ